The sequence below is a genomic window from Lolium perenne isolate Kyuss_39 chromosome 7, Kyuss_2.0, whole genome shotgun sequence.
ATTATATTAACAGTCTTAAACGAAATGGAGAGTGGCAGCAAGCTTTACAGTTACAGTAACCCTCATCCTAAGTTGTACATGTTTCTCTCTTTGGTCCCTTTTTGTTGCTTGGAATAAGATCTAGATGATTGTTTGACAGGATCTGAAGCCCCGTTTCCATGCCTCTCGATTGCATGGATCTGAAactggagaagatgatgtgagtATAGAAACATATCTTAAGCAGGGAATGCCTTTTGCCTACTTATTAAATTAAAGCTGCGAAAACTTACTAGCAATATGcacaggatgatgatgatgatgctgtAAATGTTTGGAATTTGCGGAAATGTAGCGCTGCTGGGTTGGATGTCCTTTCGAATGTTTTTGGGGACGACATTCTTCCTACTTTAATGCCTTTGATTGAGGTAACTGGAAGATTCCATAATCCCTCTGCTGCTATTATTGGCTCATTGGCCCCCATATATGTCCAAGGACCTTGTTGTAGTCGGTGCTTGGTACAGTACTTATTGCTGCACTTGTAATAAACCTTGAATCTGTTTAATAACTTGCAGCAAAATTTGGCTCGGATAGATGATGATGCCTGGAAGGAGCGGGAAGCTGCTGTTTTAACTATTGGTGCTATAGCAGAGGGATGCATTACTGGATTATATCCACACCTTCCACAGGTAATTACAATAACTAATTAACAATGTATTCATAACCCCATTGAACACAATTCTAGTAAGAACACATGCCATGCGTCAAATCTTATTGAGACGATCGTGTTGGATGATCTTCGTAATATTAGTTTTCAAAAGTACTTCAATTAGCCTGAATATTTGCTTCTCTCATGAATCATCTATAACATACGCGTGAAATTTCCTCTCAATATATGTTATAACATTTGGAAAGTAGCGAGGGAACACTCTGTTGATGCAATCATTAGTTTCATACATGATAAAAGATAAAAAAAATAGTTGCATCTAGCTGCAGAATAAACTTCAAATTTTCGATGATATATTTTATCTGTTAATATTTGGACTGTTGTGGCTACTGAGTTGTAACTCTAGTATTAGTTTTCCTATCTTCTCTGTGATTTTGTTGCAGTATGCTgtatcttttcttagattttctgTTCAATTGCAGATTGTTGCCTTCCTAATTCCTCTTCTTGATGATAAGTTTCCTCTTATACGGAGTATTACTTGTTGGACCCTCTCCCGATATAGCAAGTTCATTGTTCAGGTAACAGAATTGTTATGTGTTGTTTGCTACGTCATCTTCTTGGAAGAATTCCTTTCCTTCAAAGGCTTTATAATTTTCTATCTAGTATCAAATGTAATTAGGACTTGTAATGTTTGGTGTAGTAATATCTATGTGTATTGTGTTGCGTTGTATGTATGTACTTGGACTAATCATTCCGATGCATACCCAGTGGCATGTATGTACTTTCAATTTTTCTGGGGACTTCAGATAATGTTGTGATGTTTACTTGTCCTTATTTATATGTGCTCAATTCGTAGATCTGTGACTCTTAACTTCTTATGACACTCTTATTTTTGTTGGTGCAGAGCCTGGAGCATCCAAATGGCCGCGAACAATTTGATAAGATCCTCATCGGTTTGCTTAGAAGGATACTGGATACTAATAAAAGGGTGCAGGAGGCTGCTTGTTCTGCATTTGCAACGCTTGAAGAGGTTAATTACCTATTGTTGAATTATTTTCCTGCACTGAGATCTTTGTCAATAATCAGTACATGGTTTTTGTTTTTCAGGAGGCTGCAGAAGAACTAGTACCACGACTGGAAATCATTTTGCAGCACCTCATGTGTGCATATGGAAAATACCAGGTTCATCAGATTTTTAACATTCATAGTTTGCAATCAATTAACAAGTATCACTTGTGGTTTCAATTAGTTCTAATATTATGCTTGCTTCTGAGCAGAGGCGAAACCTTAGAATACTGTATGATGCTCTTGGTACTCTTGCTGATGCTGTTGGAGCAGAGTTAAACCAGGTTCAACATTTGCTAAATTCTTCTCTTGCTTGttttttgaatatcaaatatataTTATCTTTGATGGTTTACTCATTTAGTTTTTCAGTGTGAAGTTCCTTATCAAGATTGCTAATTTCTTTCAAGATACATGCAGGCAAAGTATCTAGATATATTTATGCCGCCATTAATCGCGAAGTGGCAACAACTTCCCAACTCTGACAAAGATCTATTTCCGCTGCTTGAATGCTTTACATCTATCGCACAGGTACTGTTATTTCCATCCGTGAAAGACAATCTTGTAGTTTTGAAGTCTAAACTTGCTTTACCTAAGTATCAACGGTCTGTAGTACCCATATTAGAATACTTATTTTGTTATCTCAGCCATGAACTTTGCATGCTATATAAAATCATGTGAATTTGGATTTTCATTTGGTGTATGCCTATGAACTTTTTTTCTTCAGGCACTGGGACCAGGATTTTCTCAGTTTGCTGAGCCAGTGTTTCTGAGATGCATCAGTCTTATCCAATCCCAGCAGCTGGCAAAGGTCTGTGCAATTTTTTATTTCATACTATAAGGCTAGCATTAACTTAAGTATCTGCTGTGATCTGTAAATCAACTCTAGCCAGTGTCCCATATTCCCATGCTCTAGTTGTTATTGCAAGCAAGTCTTTTGTCTTAATTGATTGAAACCTTGATGACGAGACATTAAATGCTTGCCATGTTTTCTTTTTCACCTTTGGAAGAGAAATTAAGATATCAAGTTGAATCTTTCCAACTTGTACTATTGTCGTTTTAGTACCAATTTGTGGAAACTGAATACATGATTCATCGTCTTTGTCATTTTTGTTGGTATAGAAGACACTTTGTGAAGTTGTTCCTTATTAACTACACGTTCTGCTCCTTATTAACTACACGTTCTGTTAACAGTTTCAGTCTCATTATTGGTCAAGTCTAAGCATATAAGTTATTCTTCTTATGTGGTAGCATGGTTTCTGGTACTCTGATCTGTTAAGTACCCTGGATTATGCCAACTAAAAAATTAATCTATGTGGCAGTTTGACAGCAATGTTAGCTGGAGGATGGTATAGTGTTTATTTACATCAGAGGCAAGGTTGTGCTATTCTGTTGCTGAGGGATCTTTCCTTTCTACGTGCAGGTTGATCCTGCTGCAGCGGGTGcgttatatgataaagaattcatTGTCTGTTCATTGGACCTGTTGTCTGGACTTACAGAAGGACTTGGTGCTGGTATTGAAAGCCTGGTTAGTTCAACTCTAATGTTATTCCCCATCCCTGCCCCCAAGTTCTCAACAAACTCAATAGTTTAGGTGCTTGCTTGTGTGGCAACTTATGGTGGGACATTGTTTTGTTAAGACCATGCAGTACTGGTTCTTCATAGAATGCTTTAATATGCACCTGTGAGTAAGGTTCATATACCCCTTACACAGTACAGATAAGAGgttggtactccctccgatttatattaattgacttcaatatggatgtatctagaactaaaatgtgtctagatacatccatattagagtcaattaatatgaaccggagggagtagtaaatCTTTGGAAGTTATATTAACGCCAACCCTGTATATGTATAGTCTAATGTTAAACTTGTGAGCTTTACAAGACTACTGTTAATACTGAATgccttctttttgttgattagatACCGGTCATTGTTTTATCGTATTAGGAACACTCTTCATATTTGTAAGCCATCTTATTTTTGGTTTAGGTTGCGCAAAGCAATTTGAGAGATCTACTTCTGCAATGCTGCATGGATGAAGCAGCTGATGTTCGACAAAGTGCTCTGGCTCTTCTTGGGGACATTTCTAGGGTTGGTTGCAAAGCTCCTAAATTGATAcaccctccgatccataataagtgttgtgGTTTTAGTTTAGATTTTAAACTAAAACACCTTTTTCACATTTAGGTCTGCCCTATACATCTGCATCCACGCCTTCAAGAATTCCTTACTGTTGCAGCAAAGCAATTGGTAAGTATATATATTCTTTGTAGCGCAGTATTATCTTATCTGCATTTGCTTCTCACATTATTTTTTCGATCTAGACCCCACAATCTGTGAAGGATGCTGTGTCAGTTGCTAACAATGCTTGTTGGGCGATTGGAGAATTAGCAATAAAGGTTTGTGCCGCTTTGTCAATGCTAAGGTTATATTGTGCATAGCAGAGCACTGGAGGTGCTTCCTTCTTGGCTAGTCTATTATCATTGCATATGCCTTACCTAATTTTTCAGCATATACCTTTGTTTACTACTATACTTGTAATGCCGATCGTTTGACATGTATTGCCACTTGCCTCATAACTACAAAACTGTATTTATGCGATCTGTGTGCAGTGGGTGATCTTGGTTCCTTGCCTTGGTCAAACATACCagtgataattattattttaaaaTTTATTACATGTATGACTGGCTTTGCAGATCGGCAAAGAAGTTTCACCTGTGGTGATCAGTGTTGTTTCATGCTTGGTTCCTATTCTAACGAACCCAGAGGTGATTGCTTTTTTCCTTCACGTTCTCTAGTCGAGTGAGCATTTCAGCTAAGTGTCTTGTCTATTGTGCCATTAACAGAGCTTGAATAAGTCACTTACTGAAAATAGTGCAATCACCCTTGGGAGGCTTTCCTGGGTCTGTCCAGACATTGTGGCCCCTCATATGGAACATTTCCTGCAAGCCTGGTGCAATGCCCTCTGCATGTGAGCattcctttttttttttccttGGAGCTTTTATGCTATAGCAAAATGGTTAAGAAAGATTTTATTTTGTACTCCCTCTGTTCACTAATGCAAGACCTTATAACTTTTTTCGTAAATGTATGTATCTAGAGCGTTTTAGTTTGTAGGTTCGCTCATTTTGGTCCGTATCTGGTCCACTTTAAAATATCTAAAAGGTCTTGCATTAGTGAATAGAGGAAGTAGCTTTCTTGGAATCATATGAGATGTGGCGGATGTTCCTTCCTTTATGCGTCAAAGCTAATATCTTTCTTGTGCAGGATAAGAGATGATTTTGAGAAAGAGGATGCGTTCCATGGTCTATGCGCAATGGTAAACCCTTAGCTGTTTACTTAACGCTTGCTGTTAAATTCTTCATAGGTGTGAATGGTGCTTACAATAAATACTCTTGTGTTTGCAATACTAGGTGGCAGCAAACCCAACAGGGGCTGTGAGCTCACTATCTTATGTGTGCCAGGCATGTGCGAGTTGGAATGTAAGATGCCGTTTCTACCAGATCTGTACCTGACAGTAGTATGGTATATGAGCTCACTTAATTTGGATATGTGTACAGGAGATAAAAACTGAAGGCTTACACAATGAAGTGTCTCAGATTTTGAAGGGCTACAAGCAGGTAAAAACAGCATGGTCTTCTCATCGTTGTTGTTCCAGCTGTGTGTGCtatatgcaagaagagactgacaTAAATTATTCCCCCTAGATGCTTGGAGGTGCTGGTTGGGAGCAGTGCATGTCCACCCTAGAACCAGCAGTGGTGCAGAGATTAGCCAGATACGGGGTCTGATGAAGCCAAGAGTCAAATTGCAGAAAGGAGGAAGTGTTACTTGTCAGGGCATGCGATTGGGCAAAGTCGGTCAGGTGTCCAGCATGTAGCGCATTGTGTGATTTTAAATGATGCGAGTGATTCTGCATGGGTTGGTGTTGTATACTCTGGTTATATAGTCCACACACAGAGCTGCTCAAAGCATGTCACAAAGAGTTGAGCGACTTACAATGAGAGAAATTAATTTTTTTTCGAGTTGAAAAAAGCGGTGTACGCTTTGTTAGTTATAGAGACTTGGGGTCGGGTCAATTTGTATTGGCTTGTTTTCAGTGGGCTTGGTTTTGCTGGCAGTGGACTTAGGGTCAGGTTGCTCCATCCACAAGGTAACACTCTAACTACAATCATACCTATGCATTTATACAGTTTTCATGGATATCAATTTTGGTACTTTTAGAATAGGCCACATTGGTGAAATTAGGTTCTGAAGTCATATATGTTACGTTCCTGGCAATACATACATCTTGCTACGTTATGCATATTTGTTGCGAGCTACATTAGCTATAGTCAATATGCGTGAATGCGTCCCCCTCTGATGTATGTATGTTCAGCAGGTTTTGGTCGTCCTCTTAAGGAAAGTGTATCAAGTTTCCACGTCTTGGCAGTTCTATTTTCTGTATTAAAATGGAAGTTCTTTGCCAATGCTGATATAAGATTGAAGATGCTCACCCGAAAGCATTAAATCAGCAGTAGTGAGATTCAATAATGGCAAACAGTATTCTTGGGGTGTCTTCTTTCTAGATGATGTCAAATTTGAGAAAACACTGGCTGAGTCATTGGAACCTCACATAACTCGTGTATGTCCTTCTGTAATACTAGTATTGGATTGTATTTTTATCCCTGGTCAGATTGGGCTGTAAAATAGGTCGCGATGTCTTTTTGGACAAATATCTGGATTTGTTCATGTGGTGCTGTGCGCATGCACATAGTGGATGGCCATTTGGTGGTCACGCACACCCATTGTCACTTCTGTCAAGAAGGGGCTATAGGGACTGGTGACCATTTAGATACGGCAAGGGCATGCTCTGCCCCGAAGCTTCTGTCGGCTGAACGGCAATCTTTCCTTGTTACACTGCCCTCTGCCCTGGGCTGCTCATTTGCTGGTACACAGTGCCCTGCCTCCATCACTGACTCTGCCACAGCGCCATTGCCGCTGAGTTACCTGCTGCCAGTGGTCATGGCCCACCTATCCACCCAGCTGGGTTCACCACTGGCCACCGCCACTTCTAGTCGCCATCTTCTCACAATGCTCAGGACAAAGTGGAATTTAGAGCAACTATTAGAGAAACCAAGGCTCACCGCAACCTAATGGTTCGCCGTCTATCTTTGCTGCAGAGACTTGATAGTGAACTTGAACAGCCAGAAAGAGCAAATCCAACAATCAATTCCATGTAGTCTAGTCCTATCCAAAAAAGTGTTTGTTGTGCAACACTTCTATTAAAGATGGTGGTTTGCTGAACCACCATCTCAAATgtagtgtttttttttttgtcattTTCTCACGAGAAGAATATACTCGGAAATATTTCCAGTTCTATATGACCTTTTTTTCCTCTTCGTTCCACTTAGTCTAACTTCTCATATTTTTTTTGTGATGTGAGTATCCACTCCAATAATACATTAGCATGATACCTTTTGGCCTTGTTTGGTACTTGCTTTTTTTTAATAAGGATTAGAGGGGAGTGACGAAGGGGAGCGAGAAGGAAATGTTTTCCTCCTTTTTAGATAGGAGAGATTAGAGGGGACGATCCAAGAATATTGGGTGAAATCCCTACCTTCATCCAATCCCATCAAATTCCAATCCCAATTCACTAGTTAGGGGTAGTGTATTGAGGATTAGAAAAAATACACTACAAAAATGGGGATAAATGGGAATTAAACTAAGCAATACACTAGAACTAAACACACTTTTATTAGCAAGTGGAGATTTGAGAAAGCATCCTTTTGGTGGTTAATTAACCAGCATCGATGTAGTCGGGTGGCGCCGCGGGCGACTGTAGACCCTCCCCCGGTAAGGCTCGCCCAATGCCGGTTGGTTTGTGCTCCCGCCCCTCCCTCGCCGGCGCCGGAGGCAAAGGTAAGTTCTTGGCGGCGGAGGAAGCGCTCGAGGTGGATTCGGAGGCTCTCAGTGAACGTAGTTGGGAGGAATGGGATTCGCCATCCCCCTCGGATCTCCGTGGAGAGGCGTCGCGGACTCTCGATGATTTCATGGACAGGGCACAAGAGCTTGGGGGCTCGCTGCGCGGTGGCCGGCGGTCCGCCTTTGCCCCTAGTGGGAAAGGCTCGCGTTTCACCGACGGAGGTTCCTTGGGGGGAGCTTGCTCAGTTGGCGTGTTTAGGGGTCGACGGTCCGGTGGCACGGCGGCTgataaggtatcgacttgtcaatgcctacggattgtagactagggttttcgtggaagtagagggcaagtagatctcgagtgtttcagccggaaaaggactcgactgctagaaaactagggttatgttgacaatgaaatcgatcctttcttcgtccctcgactcccccttatataggaggcggagccggggGTTTTGTATTACACAAGTTACatattccgggagactctttgagttcgacccgtaaagttacaaatctctttattcctaatacaattctatctttccatatcaacagctaattgggcttccgaacttcgtaTTTGTCgactcatgggccttcagtaaaccacgGGTACCATATttggtaggcccattggggatgcctatgttagtagcccccgagattttgattTAATCGAAGAATACAGTAAAATATCCATCTTACAATTAACACATAATTTTCTTCGAGTTACTGAATAAAAATAATCATATATTGTACATGGATTATGGTAGATGggactggttcatctgacggatcaggtaccagttaattgctTTCGTGGCAAtctcgcaaaaacctacttcaaggtcaagtccctggaATTGACCTCGGTATACtagcgtaattcgacatgtgccgcttaaggtcttaccatatgccgaattccagtcatattttatcgagtacctaacgcgtccgttaggatttttcttcgcatctgttgatacggaaaaagtagcagagcgcattcatatgcgataccacgccacacaggacggatcccggggtcttacctttgtAAAGTATTACGGTATTCAGAGATTTAATCACGACTGAGGCGCtctaagaatatattgtcgagtgtctTTTTTCGGCTGTTGAAATGGCACATTTTCGAGTCATATGATGAATTAttatcttgtcctcccgatgggagtatatgaagagttatatcaTAACTTGAAATATACTCAACTTGACTCCTTCAATTTTATCGGGTACGCggccagcgttcccgatgggagtagcccccgaggctacaaccaagtgctCGTACTTGGTTGTATGCTCACCTTTTATCATCTTGCCACTATATTTCCATCTTCCCTATTTTTCCATATTTATCGGatgcgcggccagcgctcccgatgggagtagcccccgaggctacagtcgagtattatacttggctgtaggctcaccTTTGCTATCTCTTGAGTCAGCTCCATATCAATCTTCTTacaaaaagtagcccccgagcatttgaacacaaacttgtatttgatcaaaggctcccaaaACTATTTTGTCTGCATTATTAGTACTCCTTTGTCGCCAGTCTTCGTAGAACTGCAGTCGAAATTTCCCTTATGGTGACATCAATGCTAACGATGGCCACGATCGTTGTATTGGGAAGGTGCAGGGTATGTCCTTTCACTGATATGTGGACCCTGACACTGCGTcgtttgacacgttacgcaagtggggacacacgtcctccgcttttcctggcacgcGTGCTACGGCGCCTGCCTAGTAACTTCTCAATAAATATACGATTTTACCCTTGATAACACGTGTAAGGCATCAGATTGATTTCCTTTTTATCCAACGGCGTGACGGATCGCGTTCCTTTTATAAATGACCTCCTTCTTCCTCATCCTTTCCCATCGCTGCGCAGCTAAACTTTTCCCCCTCTCTGCAAAAAAGCTCCATTGCCTTCCCTCAAGCTCATTGCGCTGCTTCTCATCTCCACTTTCCTCCGCCGCTCTTTTGAATGCCACCGCGCACCAAGCTCCTCAGGCACACCGCTCCAGGAACCAACATGGCGACGGAAGATTTGGAGTTCTCTGAATGGGAGAGATCAAGACCTCGAACCAGGACgtgaacatgctgaagaagcttgggTTGATGAAGAAGGAAGAGGGACTGATCTTCCCCGGGGAAGAAAGCTTCCCGACAGCTCGCATCGGATACCGGGTAACATTCAtcgatcatctcatccgtggcctATCCACTCCCGTCCACGAGTTCCTCCGTGGATTACTTTATATTTATGGGctgcagctgcaccagctgactcccaactccatcctccacatctccatcttcatcaccttgtGTGAATGCTTTCTAGGGACCCATCCAAGTTGGGGCCTCT
It includes:
- the LOC127311873 gene encoding transportin-1 is translated as MASAATALWQPQEEGLREICALLEAHISPNSDQARIWQQLQHYAQFPDFNNYLVFLLARGEGKTFEVRQAAGLLLKNNLRAAFVSMPPVSQQYIKSELLPCIGATNRAIRSTVGTVISVLFQIVRVAGWIELFQALHQCLDSNDLDHMEGAMDAIYKICEDVPEELDVDVPGLSERPINVFMPRMLQFFQSPHASLRKLALGCINQYIVVMPSALYMSMDMYLQGLFSLVKDPSPDVRKLVCSAWVQLIQVRPSILEPHFKNVTELILQANKDSDDEVALEACEFWSAYCDVSMPPEGLREFLPRLIPTLVSNMVYTDDDESLADAEEDESFPDKDQDLKPRFHASRLHGSETGEDDDDDDDAVNVWNLRKCSAAGLDVLSNVFGDDILPTLMPLIEQNLARIDDDAWKEREAAVLTIGAIAEGCITGLYPHLPQIVAFLIPLLDDKFPLIRSITCWTLSRYSKFIVQSLEHPNGREQFDKILIGLLRRILDTNKRVQEAACSAFATLEEEAAEELVPRLEIILQHLMCAYGKYQRRNLRILYDALGTLADAVGAELNQAKYLDIFMPPLIAKWQQLPNSDKDLFPLLECFTSIAQALGPGFSQFAEPVFLRCISLIQSQQLAKVDPAAAGALYDKEFIVCSLDLLSGLTEGLGAGIESLVAQSNLRDLLLQCCMDEAADVRQSALALLGDISRVCPIHLHPRLQEFLTVAAKQLTPQSVKDAVSVANNACWAIGELAIKIGKEVSPVVISVVSCLVPILTNPESLNKSLTENSAITLGRLSWVCPDIVAPHMEHFLQAWCNALCMIRDDFEKEDAFHGLCAMVAANPTGAVSSLSYVCQACASWNEIKTEGLHNEVSQILKGYKQMLGGAGWEQCMSTLEPAVVQRLARYGV